CACTTCCAAAATAATGGCTTACAATTCCTTCAATTGCATGTGGTCCTTTAATAAAATGCTTTGCGGTAAAACCGATGGTCCATGGGTTAACCCTTGCACCGATAGCGGTTTGGTAATCTCCAGGAGAGCCACCGCCACTTGTACGGCGTTGCGCATTTGCCTGGAAGGCCATCAAAGAAAGTACTCCGAAGAGTAACAGGATCCTTTTCATATAGTCGTCTTTGTTTTAAACTATTTTTTATTTCTTCCGAAAATATAACGGGCGGAAACACCAAAGTCTGCCAGTTCGGAAGGTGTGTTGAAATGAAGCGCCGGTTTCCAATCCAGGCTCAGGTTCAGCGGAATGTTAGAGAATGAATAATTCAACCCTACTAATCCATCTACACCTGCATAGAAGGTTTTTTCCCCTCTGATCTCCCTTCCGCCGATATGTGCGCCACCGCCTGCATACCAGCCAAAACCTTCCATAGTTAATGCAGAGAGGTCCCAGTGATATTGATACAAAGCCGTTAATGACGCTCTTGTATTATACAGTCCAAAGATGCCCTCTACGGCGGAACGGTCCGTAAGAAAATATCTTCCGGTTGCTCCTAATGGTAACCCCAACCTTACACCTGCTTCAATTTGTCCGGCTGCCTGTTGGGCTTTTACACCCTGTGCAAAGCACAATACAACAAAGGCAGCAATGATCCGATATTTCATGCTGTTAAGTATTTGCAATAACAATGCCAAAGGAATTTCAGTAGGGAAACGGCTATTCAGGAAATTTATTTGATAGCCCTCAAAAATATAAAACCTGCCAGACCGGAGAGCAGCGATGCCAGTATCACAGACATCACGGAGATCACCTGTATATCAACAGGTTTGAAAGCTAAAGTGGCAATAAATATACTCATCGTAAAACCGACGCCTGCGATCATGCCTACCCCCCATAACTGTTTCCAGTTTGTGTTGGCGGGAAGGCTGGCCATTTTCATTTTTACAGCTACCAGACAGAAGAAGAAAATACCTAAAGGTTTGCCTAGTACCAGCCCTGCAATGATCCCAAAGCTCACGGAATGGGTAAATGCATGAAAAAGGTCTGGTGGAAATACGATGGCTGTATTGGCCAGCGCAAAGATGGGCATGATCAGGAAGTTCACCGGATCATGCAGGGTATGTTCAAGACTGTGTATCTTATTCAACGGAATGCAGAAAGCCAGCAGAACCCCTGCAATGGTAGCATGGATACCGGAGTTGAAGATGCAGTACCAGAGCACCAGGCCAGGGATCAGGTATAGGATAATACGCTGTACTTTGAAGTAGTTCATGAGCAGCAGCAAAACAAATATGCCAGCACCTATATAGAGATACAGCATATGCAGCGCATCCGTATAAAAGATAGCGATGGCCAGGATGGCGCCCAGGTCATCTATGATGGCGAGAGCTGTTAAAAATATTTTCAGGCTGAGCGGCACGCGTTTACCTAACAGGGAAAGTATGCCGAGTGAAAAAGCAATATCTGTAGCCATGGGAATTCCCCAGCCATGTGCATAAGGGGAGGTGCCATTAAAAAGCGTATAGATCAGTGCCGGTGCCAGCATACCACCAATAGCGGCAAGTATGGGCAGGAGGGATTTCTTTACGGAGGCCAGTTCTCCGGTGGTTAGTTCCCGTTTGATCTCCATACCTACCAGGAAAAAGAAGAGGGCCATGAAACCATCATTGATCCATAGCAGCCATGAATTGGGCAGGTGTAAACCTTTGTAATTATAATGATGCCCGCCTGCAGGATCAAAGAGGGTGTTGAAGAACCCGGTATAAGCATCCTGCCAGGGAGAGTTAGCGATCACCAGGGAGATGAGGGTGCATGCAATCAATACAATGCCTACAGCGCGACTGTCCTGCAGGAATTGAAATATCGGTGATATGAACCTGTTCTTAAAGCTCCCGGAATTCATGCGTAATATTTAGTGAAAACTATTGTCCTATCAACTCGTACTTCGATTTCGGTTTGCGGTTGATCACCCATTTAAAGCCAGGCAACTGCTTTTGCTCTTCCGGCATTTGTGTGAAAGGGTACATGGTGGCTTCCGCTTCTTTCACGAACACGACCCTGTCCAGCTCGCCATTACTGAAATAGATATGCGTGGCGGCAGACAATAACCGGTTGATACTGATAAAGGCACTGTCATCATCCTGCACATAATAAATGTTCTCCGCATTCCCGTTCACATACATGGAATCCAGTTTTTCCTCTCCAAAGAAACCCAGTATGGTATTTCCTTTCACCTGGTTATACATGCCGGGGCCTACTTCATTCACGATCAAAGCATTCTGGTCCATTAACAGTTTATCTGCTTTCTGGTTTTTGGTGAAGAGAAAGATGGTATCGCCGGTGAGCTGGCTGCCATTGGCCCAGAGCACAGGATCTTTATAGAGCCGGAAAATGGAATCCACGCCGGAATAGTATAGACTGTCTGCCACACCCTGCAGGGAATCAGAATAGATCTTCACATGATTATAGGCGATCACGAACCTTTTTTCCGTGGTATCTTTTTGATCGGTAGCAGTAGTGGAATCCACTAAAACAGTATCCCTTGGAACGATCCCGGAGAAGAGCGTATCCGATGCTACAAATAAAGTATCTGTTTTTCCTTCCAGCAGCATCACCGGTTTGCGTGTAGCCAGTACCGTTTTATTGAACTGGTTCACAATGCCATAGTTGGCCAGCAGGGACACTTTCTGCGCAGTGTCGCGCCAGATCATGTTGCCGGTAGCAATGGAGATGCCGGAAGCTTTATCTGTCTGTATTTCGTTGGCTGTGAAAGTATTGGTACTGTCTTCAATGACAGGGCGTTTGCTGAAGCTGCCATATCCTGCATCGGTATTGTAATAACCATCCGTTACGTACATCGTCATCTTACCATCGTTGATGGTAGTGGGAGCGAGGATAGTGGCTATTTTGGTAGTGGTGTTATATAAGAGGGTATCTGTGCCTAAAGTAAAGCCGGGATCTACGATCACCACATTTTTCTTAAAATACACATCTTTTGTATCTGCATAATAGAAACCTTCCTGGCTGGTCAGTACAGATTTTTCATTCACCAGTTTACCTGTTTTGGTATAAGTACCGATCTTGGTATTCATATCATATTGCAACTCAGGGCTGGTGAGCACTATCTTAGTATCAGTGAGTTTGGCGTTGCCATCAAGGGTAGCTATACGGGTATTACCCATATAGATGAGATGATCAGAGTAGGTGTGGATACTATCGTCCTGGATAATATGGACCCGTCCCCATGCTTCGATCATGTTCTTTGCCTGGTTTAAAATAGCGCTATCGCAATACAGGTAGCTGGTAGCCTGGCGAAAGGCCACATCGCCGCTGAAACGTCTTTCATCCACGGAATCTTTCGTGACGAAGGTCATCGTCCTGGAATGAATGATGTTGATCTTTTTTGAGGTATCTTCCTGAACCGGCGTAATAGGGCGCAGGCTGTTATTTGCTGTGATCAGTGAGGTCATACCAATCCCTGCCAGCAAAATAAGGCCGTATCGTAAAGCTTTTAACATGTCTGTTATTGTAGAAATTTCGCCGTATCAGAGGGGATGGGCACCACTTTGTTTTTTCTGCCAAATACGCTCAGGTGCACATATCTCCAGGGATTATACCGGAGGTCTTCCAACAGTTTATTGAGGCTGCTGGTAGATGCCTGTAGATTGTTATACACTTTTTTGTCGTGGATCAGCAGGCCGAGGGACCCGTCTTTACTATCCAGTTTGGTTACCATGTCGTTCAGACGGGTAACGGTGAAACGCAATTGATTCATAGCAGTGTCCAGCGTACCGTTAGCCAGTGTGCCGGATGCTTTATCAAAGTTGGTCAGAATATTGGAGATCTTGTCGTTATTATTTTTCAGGTTGGCAGATACCGATTCAAAGTTGCCGAAGGTGCTGCCGATCTTTCCATCTTCCTGCAGCATACCTGTAAGGGAACGGGAGGCCACTGAAAGATTGGACATGGTAGCATTCAAACCGGATATCGTACCACGGATATTATGTTTGGTAGTAGTGTCGAACAGTGAGTTTACGGTAAGGAGGAGGGTATCCACAGCACCAAGGGTCACTTCCAGTTTCTTTACCAGCGGGCTTATTTGTTCTTTCAATGCATCTGTGATAGAGCCGGCCACATCTGCATAAATGGTATCCTTATTTTTCAGGTATTCGTTGGTATTACCAAAATCTATTTCCACTTTGCGGGTTCCCAGGAGGTCTGAGCTGATGCGAGCTACGGAATTTTTAGGGATCTCTATCTTTTTGCTGATCTGCAGCGTTACCAGGATCCTTCCTGCACGTTGGTCCATCACCTCCAGGCTTTGCACATTCCCCACAGTGAGGCCATTGACCATCACGGCGTTGGAAGGTTGCAAACCGTTTACCTGTGTATATACAGCGTAAATGATCTTTTTATTCGAAAACAAGCTCCGTCCTTTCAGGAGGTTAAAACCCAGTACCAGTAACACAATGCCGGCGGCGGCCAGAATGCCTACTTTCGTTTCATTGGACATTTTAAGCATCGAGATATAGTATAGTTCGTGCAAAAATAGATAAAAACAACGGTGTGGCAGCTGTAGGAAAACAGAAATAATGCAAAAGGCGGGCCAAATACGGCTACAGGTCTACCCGTTCGCCGTTCTTGTAAGTTACAACAAAAGCATCAGCAAAACCTTGTTTTTTGGCTTTATATACGGCAGCATGTGCCTCCGCTTCCGTGCGGAAACTGCCCCATATATATTTATGTACTTTTTTCCTTCCTTGTTTGAGGTCTTCTCTTTCTATGGTACCATTCAGTTTCTGGAAGAGGGAAGCTCCCCGGGCATAGATCTTTTCTGAGGTCATCAGTTGTACTTTATAATGTACAGAGGGGTCTGCGGCAGGGGCAGGAGGGGCTTCTGTTTTTACACTAACGGAGGCGGCTATATTTTGAACGGGAGCCTGCTGAACCGGCGCCGGTGTTTCTGCGGGCGTAACTTTACGGCCGGTTTCGGCAGCTTTGTATATTCTTTCCAGTTCCTCTTTATATCTTTTCACGGCGCGGGCTATGCAATTAGCCATTTCAGACTGGCCATCAGCGGAATTGAGGTAATTCTCTTCTTCCGGGTTGCTGATAAAGCCCAGTTCCACCAGTACGCTGGGCATGGCGGTAGCATGAAGTACCAGGATGCCTTTATCGTTCCGTTGACGGGCACCTCTGCTGATACGGCCCACGCGGGTGAACTCATCTTCCACCAGCGTACTGAGGCGCAGGCTTTGATCGAAGTACACGTTGCGGAGGGTATTGAGCATGATCAGGGTTTCTGGATCTGAATTGGCCATCAGTTCCTTGGTTTCTTCAGAATTGGCGTCAAACACAATCACGGAGTTGTTCCGCAGGGATTCTGTTTTGGCGTTATTCTTACTGGTAGCCCACACGTAAGTTTCCGTACCCTTGGCAGGGTTAGGATATTTTTCATAGATGGCCACTTTCCTGGTCACCTTCTTTTTCTTTTTGTTCCTGTAAGTTTGTGTTTTATAACCTACTACCCTGGAAAGGTCCGCCGCGGCGTTACAGTGAATGGAAATGAACAGGTCACCCTGTGCTTCGTTGGCAATGGCAGCCTTCTTGTGCACATCATCAAAACGGTCTGTTTTGCGGGTGTACACTATTTTTACATCAGGCAGCGCTTCTTCCAGTATCTTTCCCAGTTTCAGTGCAACGTCCAGCGCAATATCTTTTTCGTGTGAATAACTTCCTTTGGCACCGGGATCACTTCCTCCATGGCCGGCATCGATCACGATCGTACGAATAGGTTTATCCTGTACGGGGGAATCCGGTGTAGTTTTTGCATGAATGAACAAGGTATAGATAAGGCCTATACCTAGTCCTGAAAATAAAACTCTTTTCCAGCGCATGTCAACATTTTATTTTAATGGGTTGTATTCAATTTGGCAAAGGTTCCTGTTCAACGTACACAATAATTTAATACTCATATGAAACACGCTTATCCGCCTCCCTTCCGCATTATCCCTTTTCAGGCACTTAATACAGTATTTAATAATTTGTATAAAATCATGTAGGTTTGTGCCCGCTTAACACATGGACCCTCTCTGCAAAAATAATTATAAAAACATTTTAAGGCGGGTATTCCTGCCTTTGATTCTTCTATTAATATTGGCCTCGCCTTTGTTTATAGACGCATATGCCCGCGCATCGGCACTTCCGGCTCACTACTTTAACAAAATTTTCACAGACACGGTTCCTTTGCCGCACACTGTGAAATTTCCTGCTAAATCTGAATGGACGGATACCTCCCGCAAACCGAAAGATACTATTCGTCCCGTGATAAAACGAGGAATTGATAGTATTTCACCGGGGAAAGCGGTAGATAGCCTCACCATGGACAGTGTGAATGTAAAGACTGATACTATACCTAACGTTAAACTCTCCAAGGATAGTCTTACCGCTCCTGTATTTTATAAGGCGCAGGACTCCATTGTGATGTTTGTGAAAAAGAAGGAGTTCCGCCTGTATAATAAGGCGGACGTTAAATATGGTGCCACGCAGCTGACGGGTAATACCATGGACTTTAACCAGCAAACGGGCATCCTTACCTCCCGGATGGGGATAGACACTGCCGGAAAGCCAATCGACAAAGCCGTATTGAACGATGGTACCACCAGTTCAGACATGGACTCCGTGCAGTACAATTTCAATTCCGGTAAAGCCATGATCTTCCAGACCCGTGCACAGTACGGGGAAGGATTTGTGAGCAGCATTAAAGTGAAGAAACAGCCGGATAATACTGTTTTTGGTTTCAGGAACGGCTATACCACCTGTAACCTGGATACGCCACACTTTGCTTTCAGAGCACGTAAGATCAAGGTGATACCTGATAAACTGATCGTGTCCGGCCCTGCCAACCTCGAAATTGAAGGTATTCCCACACCCTTATTCATACCATTTGCTATTTTCCCGCTCAGCAACGGGCAACGTACCGGTTTGCTGCCACCGCAATACGTGGTGAACCAGCAGAAAGGCATTGGCCTGGAAAACGGGGGATATTATTTCGGGCTGGGTGAGTACCTGGACCTAACCGTACGGGGAGATGTATATTCCTACGGGAGCTGGGGACTTACTTTAAGCCCTACCTACCGGAAACGGTATAAATATAACGGAGGATTTAACCTGGCTTTTGCCAATACGCGCAGTGGCGACCCGGAGATCAAATCGGAATTCACCCGCTCGCGTGACTTCAGGGTAACCTGGAGCCATAGTATGGATGGTAAGGCAAGGCCGGGAACCAATTTTGGCGCCAGTGTGAATTTTGGTACTACTTCTTACAATCAGTACAATATAACGGATGCGGCTACGCGGCTCAATAACAACATGAGCTCTTCCATCAACTATTCCAAAAGCTGGCAGGGGAAACCGTATAACCTTACATTGGCACTGAACCACAGTCAGAATAATCTCACCCGGCAGGTGAATATTAACTTTCCGGACGGTTCTTTCAACGTGAACACTATCTATCCTTTCCAGGCAAAGGAAATGACGGGCACCCCACGCTGGTATGAGAAGATTGGGATCAGTTATAATGCATTGCTGCGGAATAACATGAGTTTTATTGATACCGCCTTTGGCCGCCCTGCAATGTTTGATAACCTGCAGGCAGGTATACAGCACCAGATTCCGGTTACCTTGTCCATCCCCGTGGCTAAGAACCTTACGCTTTCTCCCAGTATCAACTATACGGAGAAGTGGTACATCCGCAAGTTACGGTTGAAATTTAACCAGGTAAAAGAACGTTACGATACCATTTACGAAAATGGTTTCTTCAGGAGCAGCGCCATGTCTACCGGTGCTTCACTGGCTACTGCAGTATATGGTATGTATAGCTTCAAGAATAAGAATTCCACTATACAGGCCGTGCGTCACGTAATGCGCCCGAACATTGGTATCAGTTACTCTCCGGACCTGGCCAGCAAGGATTACTACATGGAGCCTGCAACGCCATACGCTTCGCTGAACAAGTACCAGCGGTTCTCTTATTATGATGGTGCGCCTTTTGGGCCCTCTCCGTCAGAAACCTTTGCGGGTTTGACCTTTGGATTGGATAACAACCTGGAAATGAAGGTGAAATCAAAGAAGGATACTTCCGGTGTACGTAAGATCAAATTACTGGATGGTTTTGGTATCAGCAGCAGCTATAACCTGGTAGCAGATTCTTTCAACCTGGCTCCTTTCTCCCTGAATGCCCGTACTAACCTGTTTGATAAAATAAACATTTCCTTTGGCGGCACTTTAGATCCTTACCAGCTGGATAGTGTTGGTACGCGTATAGACAGATATACCTGGAAAGGTGGCAACTTCAGCCTTGGCCGTTTAACGCAGGCCAATATCGCTATCAGCACTTCTTTCCAGAGCCAGGATAAAAAGAGCAAGGAAAAAGAGGCAAGGAAGAAAGAGGAAGAAGAAAACGGGGATGTGCCATTGGATGCTGCGCTGGAAGAAAAACGCCGGCAAATGGAAATGATGCGGGCTAACCCGGGAGATTATGTGGATTTTGATATTCCCTGGCGCCTGGACCTTTCTTACAGTTTGAACTATACCCGCAGCAGAACGGTAGACCGTTTGCGCGATACCACCATATTCCAGCAATTCCTTGGTTTTAACGGGGATTTCAGCCTTACCCCCAAATGGAAGATCATTGTTTCCAGCGGGTTCGATTTCCGGTTAAAACAGATCTCATATACCAATCTTACCATCTCCCGCGACCTGCACTGCTGGCAGATGAGTATCAACCTGGTGCCATTCGGAAGTTACCGCCAGTTCAGTATCACCATCAATCCAAAAGCCGGTATCCTGCGGGACCTCCGGATAAACCGAACGCGGCAGTTCTTCGATTTGTAGCGGGTCAGAGAAAGGCCCGTATAAACAAAAAAGCAAGTCCGCGAAGACTTGCTTTTTTGTTTAGAAATTAAATGCGCAACCCAAACCGAAAAGGTCCAGCTTACTACCTGTAATACCTTTAAAGTAAGACATCCTGATCTCTATTGCTTTGTGGCCTCCGCCAACACGGATGCGCATCCCTGCGTTAGCAGCAGGGCCTGTTGAACTTCCTTCAACAATAACCGGCTCGCCATTTTCATCATAATACTCCGAATCTGTAGAAGCGCTGTAATGATATCCGAATCCGCCACCTACAAAACCTCCTATGCGGCTTCTGTTAGCTTTTGTAGAGCCTGCAGCCAGGTTGAGGTTCACCATCACGGGAGCGTTGAACATGAAACCAAGGGTATTAGTTTCCTCGCTATAGCCGCTATTATAGCTATAGTTATAACTCCCGGAAAAACCAACACTCATGGGGATACCTACGGAAACAGACATGGATTCCGTTTCCACAAAATTAAACCGCGGAGAATACGTAAGGGCGAAAGAAAGCCGGGCATCCATATTTTCCACTTTATCAACATAGAACCCAACACCTGCGCCATGCATGAAACTTTGGGAAAAGGCATTGGAAACACCAAGGGTTGCAAATGCCAGGAAGAGTAATTTTTTCATAAAGGGTAAGGGATAATTGTTAGGACAAATATAACTAACTGATTTTAAATTAAAAGTAGATACCATAATAATTCTATTGATAACTAAGTTATCTACAACCCTTTCTCTTTGATTTAGAAGAGATAAGCCGTATATAAGCCGTATATAACCCGTATATAAGCCGTAGATAAGTCGTCCTTTATAGATACGGCTTATCTACAGCTTATCCTCGGTTTATGGATAGGTATAAGTGGAGAATCTCAGGCTTAGGTGATGGAGGGCAAAAAAATATGAAGTAGATTTGGCCAACAATCAAAAAGTGGATAAACAATGGCTGCAAAGATTTTAAAGGATGAAATTTATGAACAGGTAGAACTGATCTCCGAAATGGGGAACGATTTCGCGGACGATGAAGAGTATGCCGCTGCGATCGAAAAGTTCAAGGAGGCGCTGGAGCTGGTACCGGAGCCAAAGCATGAATGGGAGGCCGGTACCTGGTTATATTCCAGTATCGGGAACATGTACTTTATGCTGGACGACTTTGAAAATGCCGGTAAGTACTTCAATAACGCCATCCAAAGCCAGGAAGGCAAGTTGAATTCATTCAATCAAATGAGATTGGGACAATCCTCCCTGGAAATGAAACAGGAAGATAAAGCCCTGGAACACCTGTTAAAAGCTTACAGGATGGGCGGCAAAGGTCTTTTTGCCGAAGAAGACACCAAATACCTGGCATTCCTCAGCAAGCGGGTGAAATTATAGTTCCTTAAAGAATTCGTATCCATCATATTCGTACAGTTCCCTGAGCGGCAGTATGGGCTGTGGCACCAGGGAACTGTCTATTTGTACATACATCCCAATGCGGTAAGCCAGTTTGGTGAGCACCGCTGCTTCCGTTGAAAAGTACCTGCATTGCAGGTCATTCAGCTTCCGGTCGTTATGCGTTCTGATCAGTTTCTGCAGGCCAATTTCCACTTTCTCCTGGTCATCCCGCAATAAGCCCTCAAATACATCTGCACATCCATGCCAGGCTGCAAAGGCGGTTTGCGCTTTAATAACGGCTATCTGTTTTTCAAGGTCCTGCCGTTTACCGGTGAGTACATCCTGTATGGCTTTGTTGTAGGCATATGCCAGTATGTTTTCATTGGCATAATGGTCCGGGAGCAGGCTGTACCGTTTGATGAGACCACTGTGGTCACTTAATACAGCGTAACCGATCAGGTTAATGGCTCCATTGAA
This DNA window, taken from Chitinophaga niabensis, encodes the following:
- a CDS encoding Imm49 family immunity protein is translated as MQNNQQLLTDTYYETVATEIYNLEKIRDQREEVPRIGSLEQANVVKAYYAMFQEQDFDKARQYFYKAALSGEYMIKRYNWRFNGAINLIGYAVLSDHSGLIKRYSLLPDHYANENILAYAYNKAIQDVLTGKRQDLEKQIAVIKAQTAFAAWHGCADVFEGLLRDDQEKVEIGLQKLIRTHNDRKLNDLQCRYFSTEAAVLTKLAYRIGMYVQIDSSLVPQPILPLRELYEYDGYEFFKEL
- a CDS encoding OstA-like protein, yielding MLKALRYGLILLAGIGMTSLITANNSLRPITPVQEDTSKKINIIHSRTMTFVTKDSVDERRFSGDVAFRQATSYLYCDSAILNQAKNMIEAWGRVHIIQDDSIHTYSDHLIYMGNTRIATLDGNAKLTDTKIVLTSPELQYDMNTKIGTYTKTGKLVNEKSVLTSQEGFYYADTKDVYFKKNVVIVDPGFTLGTDTLLYNTTTKIATILAPTTINDGKMTMYVTDGYYNTDAGYGSFSKRPVIEDSTNTFTANEIQTDKASGISIATGNMIWRDTAQKVSLLANYGIVNQFNKTVLATRKPVMLLEGKTDTLFVASDTLFSGIVPRDTVLVDSTTATDQKDTTEKRFVIAYNHVKIYSDSLQGVADSLYYSGVDSIFRLYKDPVLWANGSQLTGDTIFLFTKNQKADKLLMDQNALIVNEVGPGMYNQVKGNTILGFFGEEKLDSMYVNGNAENIYYVQDDDSAFISINRLLSAATHIYFSNGELDRVVFVKEAEATMYPFTQMPEEQKQLPGFKWVINRKPKSKYELIGQ
- the nhaA gene encoding Na+/H+ antiporter NhaA, yielding MNSGSFKNRFISPIFQFLQDSRAVGIVLIACTLISLVIANSPWQDAYTGFFNTLFDPAGGHHYNYKGLHLPNSWLLWINDGFMALFFFLVGMEIKRELTTGELASVKKSLLPILAAIGGMLAPALIYTLFNGTSPYAHGWGIPMATDIAFSLGILSLLGKRVPLSLKIFLTALAIIDDLGAILAIAIFYTDALHMLYLYIGAGIFVLLLLMNYFKVQRIILYLIPGLVLWYCIFNSGIHATIAGVLLAFCIPLNKIHSLEHTLHDPVNFLIMPIFALANTAIVFPPDLFHAFTHSVSFGIIAGLVLGKPLGIFFFCLVAVKMKMASLPANTNWKQLWGVGMIAGVGFTMSIFIATLAFKPVDIQVISVMSVILASLLSGLAGFIFLRAIK
- a CDS encoding MlaD family protein — its product is MLKMSNETKVGILAAAGIVLLVLGFNLLKGRSLFSNKKIIYAVYTQVNGLQPSNAVMVNGLTVGNVQSLEVMDQRAGRILVTLQISKKIEIPKNSVARISSDLLGTRKVEIDFGNTNEYLKNKDTIYADVAGSITDALKEQISPLVKKLEVTLGAVDTLLLTVNSLFDTTTKHNIRGTISGLNATMSNLSVASRSLTGMLQEDGKIGSTFGNFESVSANLKNNNDKISNILTNFDKASGTLANGTLDTAMNQLRFTVTRLNDMVTKLDSKDGSLGLLIHDKKVYNNLQASTSSLNKLLEDLRYNPWRYVHLSVFGRKNKVVPIPSDTAKFLQ
- a CDS encoding putative LPS assembly protein LptD, with product MFIDAYARASALPAHYFNKIFTDTVPLPHTVKFPAKSEWTDTSRKPKDTIRPVIKRGIDSISPGKAVDSLTMDSVNVKTDTIPNVKLSKDSLTAPVFYKAQDSIVMFVKKKEFRLYNKADVKYGATQLTGNTMDFNQQTGILTSRMGIDTAGKPIDKAVLNDGTTSSDMDSVQYNFNSGKAMIFQTRAQYGEGFVSSIKVKKQPDNTVFGFRNGYTTCNLDTPHFAFRARKIKVIPDKLIVSGPANLEIEGIPTPLFIPFAIFPLSNGQRTGLLPPQYVVNQQKGIGLENGGYYFGLGEYLDLTVRGDVYSYGSWGLTLSPTYRKRYKYNGGFNLAFANTRSGDPEIKSEFTRSRDFRVTWSHSMDGKARPGTNFGASVNFGTTSYNQYNITDAATRLNNNMSSSINYSKSWQGKPYNLTLALNHSQNNLTRQVNINFPDGSFNVNTIYPFQAKEMTGTPRWYEKIGISYNALLRNNMSFIDTAFGRPAMFDNLQAGIQHQIPVTLSIPVAKNLTLSPSINYTEKWYIRKLRLKFNQVKERYDTIYENGFFRSSAMSTGASLATAVYGMYSFKNKNSTIQAVRHVMRPNIGISYSPDLASKDYYMEPATPYASLNKYQRFSYYDGAPFGPSPSETFAGLTFGLDNNLEMKVKSKKDTSGVRKIKLLDGFGISSSYNLVADSFNLAPFSLNARTNLFDKINISFGGTLDPYQLDSVGTRIDRYTWKGGNFSLGRLTQANIAISTSFQSQDKKSKEKEARKKEEEENGDVPLDAALEEKRRQMEMMRANPGDYVDFDIPWRLDLSYSLNYTRSRTVDRLRDTTIFQQFLGFNGDFSLTPKWKIIVSSGFDFRLKQISYTNLTISRDLHCWQMSINLVPFGSYRQFSITINPKAGILRDLRINRTRQFFDL
- a CDS encoding N-acetylmuramoyl-L-alanine amidase family protein, translated to MRWKRVLFSGLGIGLIYTLFIHAKTTPDSPVQDKPIRTIVIDAGHGGSDPGAKGSYSHEKDIALDVALKLGKILEEALPDVKIVYTRKTDRFDDVHKKAAIANEAQGDLFISIHCNAAADLSRVVGYKTQTYRNKKKKKVTRKVAIYEKYPNPAKGTETYVWATSKNNAKTESLRNNSVIVFDANSEETKELMANSDPETLIMLNTLRNVYFDQSLRLSTLVEDEFTRVGRISRGARQRNDKGILVLHATAMPSVLVELGFISNPEEENYLNSADGQSEMANCIARAVKRYKEELERIYKAAETGRKVTPAETPAPVQQAPVQNIAASVSVKTEAPPAPAADPSVHYKVQLMTSEKIYARGASLFQKLNGTIEREDLKQGRKKVHKYIWGSFRTEAEAHAAVYKAKKQGFADAFVVTYKNGERVDL